The following nucleotide sequence is from Bactrocera oleae isolate idBacOlea1 chromosome 2, idBacOlea1, whole genome shotgun sequence.
ttggttagatttagacaatttttggccacaaggtggcatactttaatcgcattattcacgcaaagttttaccccgatataatcattgttgcttgatatgcatagtggaaagtgaaagaatcagatggaatttaaaatggtgttatatgggaagtaggcgtggttgtagtccaatttcgcccattttcgcactatgacatagaaacatgaaaataacgttatgcaccgaatttggttgaaatcggttaagcagatctcaagatatgggttttcacctaaaagtgggctgtgccacgcccactgtctaattttgaacgcggttcctataaagtcatcttataccatctcagagataaaatttaatgtctctggcgtgtttagtgcttgatttatcgcgcttttagtagtttttaacagtaccgttatatggggagtgggcggagttgtcacccgatttcaactattttcacaccgtcaatagaagtgctaaaaatatttgcttccagtgaattttgttattatggcattagcggtttaggagatatgcacattaaacctattagaggcgggaccacgcccactttttaaaaaaaaattttaactgcagatgcccctccctaatgtgatcctgtgtaccaaataacagtcttgtatcttattgcggaccTTAGTTAttgcaagttatttgtttttgattaatggggtttgtgggcgtggcagtggtccgattacgcccatctgcaataccaaccgtctcacggtaccatgaaacatgtctaccaagtttcataaagatatctcaatttttactcaagttagagcttgcacggacggacggacagacggacagacggacggacagacggacggacagacagtcacccggatttcaactcgtctcttcatcctgatcatttatatatatataaccctatatctaactcgattaattttaggtgatacaaacaaccgttaggtgaacaaaactattatactctgtagcaacaggttgcgagagtataaaaaagaatatgtactttgtatatgtgtatgtattttaggAGATTGTGTGGGATGATTATGACTAGCAATGAATAAAAAGAGTATTTCCGGGATCAAACCCGAATACGATAGTTAAACTTTATTTGGTCAACCTTTTCATTCGAAATACTTTGAGATATGtaaaatacatacgtatatgtcaACACTTTAAAAGAGTAAGTACAGTAACTTTGTATATTTGTGATTAACATctagtacatactcgtatacatatgtaagcatatatatacttaGCAAATATTGATATGAtcgtctatatatacatacttatatatgtacttttatgTATACTAAGTTCATGTGTTTTGCTTTCAACATTGATTTTATAGATTACAAAATCGATGTACATTATTccgtcttcttcttcttttctgGTGTTTCCCCATTGTTTTCGCTATCGTCCTCTTGGTCCTCACTATCATCTTGATCAGAGCTAGAGCTGTCATTTCGTTCGATTTTACGTTTCTCAGCCTTTTTCTTTGAACTCTTCTCCAAATACGCCTTCACTTTGTCTGGCTGTGGACTGTAAGCCCAATGTATCAGTTCGAGATGAATTTCTGTCGGCTCACCACTTTCAGCATCAAATAATTTCGCTTCCTCAGCCTTAAGTTTTTCCAATAACTTCGCAATATTCCGATTGCGTATAATATCCCATGACGTCGAGTCATCACCTTCGGGATACATTGTGCGTAAATGCTTGTAATTGCCCTTGGCTTTGGGTCCGCCGTAGGCTTTGACAAATTCTGCTGCTAGCTCATCTTTTGCTTCGGGTAAATGTTCAATAACTGCATATGCGAGGTAGGCTCGATTATTTTTGATCAAATTTTCTGTTTCAAACTTTTCTAAGAAATCTTCTAATATCTCGACACCTTCTTGAATAGACTTGATTTTATCTTCATTTTTGGTGCCGGAAAGTACACGCTTAGAGCTGCCAATTAAGCCTTTAATTGCCAATTTCTGATAATCTGGATCACGATCTTGAAGTAtcctaaaaattaagaaaaaagtaactATTATTCATGTGTAGAAAGTATTTGATTTGCTTAACGAAGTTCATAacttttataccctcgcaataTGTTGCGGAGGAAGTTCGTTTTGTTTACTTATCGTTTTTTGCAaaccattaaaataataataataataagtatgtaacatatatcaaatataatagGTTAGGATGAATTCCACATCTTTGTCCGTGACAACGACTTTGAGTAAGTTAAAACACACTTGCTAGGTTAGTATGGTAAATAGATGCAATCGCACTATTGGGacgcccacaaaacgaaatTATCCGAAAGTACATAAAAGTATGTAAGTTCTTACAACTCGATTATATTATGATGGTATAAATAATACCAGAAATTCGTCTTTACAATCTCATAACCTCCATGTGTCGAATATAATGATTCCCATCTTTCGGGTTAAGGTTAAAATTACATCggtactcatacatacatatataccgccGCCATCTCGTGGGAAAATCATATCTGAAGGTTAATGAGATCACTTAATTGAAATAACTACGCATGATGTCTTTAACATAGTGCAAATGCAAGCAACTGAAATTGTTCAATAATAAATACTGATTTCCAAGACcacattttatatgtatatgtatgtacgaaatTCTTATGGTTATCTGGATCACACTCTCACATTCAATTTCCAACTTAATcatttattaaaactaaatacaacaataatttaTGATTAATGGTGCttagaaaaaatgtgtaaaaatgcgTGCTTATTAAACTGTAAAAAATTCCAACGTACAACAACATGCATACTCGTATTTTGTTGTTAACTTATGCTAAACAAGTCCATTCATATTTTAAGCTTTCCGATCACactcatatatattattattaattattctgcaaattgatttatatttaaatatattctctTAACTTCTCACATAGCGTCGGCCCTTATGGCGACTCATGGCAATTACTAAACGTGGGCTATGACATCACACACAGGCGACCTTCAAGGCAAACAAAAAATAGCGAAAATACGGAAAGATTTAAACCGTTAATTcgcatacataggtatattgatatctacatatgtaaatgcttgggcaagtgcatacatataaactcatgtccatataagtatgtagtatATTTAGTCTATAGTGAAAATATAGTCAAATTTGAGGCTTGAGTCATTAATTGTACTGAATGGATGAGTGAATTATTGTACATGTTGAGACACATAGTATATcgtatgtatacgagtatagatATTGGAGGCAGGAGAGTGAATTTATAATTACGAGCGACTTAAAAAAGAATGCAAAATTGTTGTATACACAAATTCACTTAATCACGTGAAGATTTCACGTTTTCAGAAGATTTCAGATCTGTCATTTCATCGGAACTGTGggtaatgcaattacttttcgGTTCGAGGGGGATTTGTACACACTCAGATAaagtaaaaacatttaaattttattaaatcaatACAGCCATCACTTAATATAATGCTTATGCATGATAAAAACTGTCATATTC
It contains:
- the LOC138857239 gene encoding uncharacterized protein, which translates into the protein MYTMTKAEEKIKNINAAIEVFEKWLEENGGGAANKNSKTDKEDKVETVPGLGFKDKAAAEATLRILQDRDPDYQKLAIKGLIGSSKRVLSGTKNEDKIKSIQEGVEILEDFLEKFETENLIKNNRAYLAYAVIEHLPEAKDELAAEFVKAYGGPKAKGNYKHLRTMYPEGDDSTSWDIIRNRNIAKLLEKLKAEEAKLFDAESGEPTEIHLELIHWAYSPQPDKVKAYLEKSSKKKAEKRKIERNDSSSSDQDDSEDQEDDSENNGETPEKKKKTE